One region of Drosophila subobscura isolate 14011-0131.10 chromosome J, UCBerk_Dsub_1.0, whole genome shotgun sequence genomic DNA includes:
- the LOC117894081 gene encoding presenilin homolog isoform X2 produces MDGHVNASSSSRSGAGADGSGLSGAAERLERPPRRKQPRSSYGSNNQDQTDAAVLAVPNVAVRGGPSGSSRPARLSGGGAGPTPNENEEDQGLKYGAQHVIKLFVPVSLCMLLVVATINSISFYSSTDVYLLYTPFHELSPEPSVKFWNALANSLILMSVVVVMTILLIVLYKKRCYRIIHGWLILSSFMLLFIFTYLYLEELLRAYNIPMDYPTALLFMWNFGVVGMMSIHWQGPLRLQQGYLIFVAALMALVFIKYLPEWTAWAVLAAISIWDLIAVLTPRGPLRILVETAQERNEQIFPALIYSSTVIYTYMGTHYTPQQTEPAVTSSPSSSNSTTTTRATQNSLASPEAAVASSSSRTGNTNRTNPHHNQRDDSNVMAAEAEAAGFTQEWSDNLNDRVARRQIEVQSTQSGNAQRSNEYRTVTAPDQAQADAQEERGIKLGLGDFIFYSVLVGKASSYGDWTTTIACFVAILIGLCLTLLLLAVWRKALPALPISITFGLIFCFATSAVVKPFMENLSAKQVFI; encoded by the exons ATGGACGGCCATGTCAATGCCTCGTCCTCGTCAAGGAGTGGCGCTGGCGCTGATGGTAGTGGCCTGAGCGGCGCAGCAGAGCGTTTGGAGCGTCCTCCAAGGCGAAAGCAGCCAAGAAGCAGTTATGGCTCCAATAATCAGGATCAAACAGATGCG GCTGTACTTGCTGTCCCCAATGTGGCTGTGAGGGGCGGCCCTTCCGGCTCTTCTCGACCAGCGAGATTGAGTGGAGGTGGCGCCGGACCTACCCCAAATGAAAACGAAGAGGATCAGGGCTTGAAATACGGCGCCCAGCATGTCATCAAGCTGTTTGTGCCCGTCTCCTTGTgcatgctgctggtggtggccacAATCAACTCGATCAGCTTCTACTCCAGCACTGATGTCTATCT TCTTTACACTCCCTTCCATGAGCTCTCGCCCGAGCCGAGTGTCAAATTCTGGAATGCTCTGGCCAATTCTTTGATTCTGATGAGCGTGGTGGTTGTGATGACAATTCTATTGATTGTCCTGTATAAGAAACGTTGCTACCGCATCATCCATGGCTGGCTTATACTCTCTTCCTTCATGCTCTTGTTCATTTTCACGTACTTATACTTGGA gGAGCTGCTACGCGCCTACAACATACCCATGGACTATCCCACTGCCCTGCTGTTTATGTGGAACTTTGGTGTGGTTGGCATGATGTCCATACATTGGCAGGGACCTTTAAGACTGCAGCAGGGATATCtcatatttgttgctgccctCATGGCATTGGTATTTATTAAATATCTGCCAGAGTGGACTGCCTGGGCTGTCTTGGCAGCCATTTCTATTTGGG ATCTCATTGCTGTCCTCACACCTCGAGGACCTCTGCGCATACTTGTGGAAACGGCTCAGGAGCGTAATGAGCAAATTTTCCCCGCGTTGATCTACTCAT CCACTGTCATTTATACGTATATGGGCACACATTATACACCGCAACAAACGGAGCCCGCAGTCACTTCCTCGCCCTCATCGAGCAAttcgacaacaaccacaaggGCCACACAAAACTCTTTGGCATCGCCAGAGGCGgctgtggccagcagcagctcccgcaCAGGTAATACCAATCGCACAAATCCTCACCACAATCAGCGGGATGATAGCAACGTAATGGCAGCTGAAG CTGAGGCAGCTGGCTTCACACAGGAATGGTCTGACAATCTCAATGACCGCGTGGCGCGTCGTCAGATTGAAGTTCAGAGCACACAGAGCGGCAATGCCCAACGTTCCAACGAGTATCGCACTGTCACAGCACCAGATCAGGCTCAAGCAGATGCACAGGAGGAGC GTGGCATCAAGTTGGGACTCGGCGACTTTATCTTCTATTCGGTATTAGTGGGAAAGGCATCCAGTTATGGCGACTGGACCACAACGATTGCCTGTTTTGTGGCCATCTTGATTGGACTCTGTCTCAcgctgctccttctggctGTGTGGCGTAAAGCTCTGCCAGCCCTGCCCATTTCCATAACATTTGGCTTGATATTCTGCTTTGCCACGAGCGCAGTGGTTAAGCCATTCATGGAGAACCTGTCGGCCAAGCAGGTCTTCATATaa
- the LOC117894083 gene encoding uncharacterized protein LOC117894083 isoform X2: MTCGACRGRKEKGIKCLLAALDMIKEHALMMQLEAEESAKSIASLQTDNKKLQAHNEKMHRAMDLLKERQESQAIVHTDKRRKVSPKKLKEDISPLPQSQSSLNMNIALTSIDLLSDEDAEEQEEEESIAETEPPSTGSPRKLCKRLYHRKPDVRNLENVQPTSVSSENQVWLRKTPKMMTKLSLTHRGSSLQLKQTRLKFDGSKASGSDKDVIEASPNPSPASKRAPASRSLLQSLQNRHRQRLKRRQFHSEQEQHQKS, encoded by the exons ATGACGTGTGGAGCATGTCGTGGACGCAAAGAAAAAGGTATAAAGTGTCTGCTAGCAGCGCTGGATATGATTAAAGAGCACGCCCTAA TGATGCAACTTGAGGCGGAAGAGAGTGCAAAGTCTATTGCAAGCCTGCAAACTGATAATAAAAAGCTGCAAGCTCATAATGAAAAGATGCACCGGGCTATGGATCTCCTAAAGGAACGTCAGGAGTCCCAGGCCATTGTCCATACTGACAAGCGACGTAAAGTGTCGCCCAAGAAGTTGAAGGAAGATATTTCGCCACTTCCACAAAGCCAGAGTTCCCTGAACATGAATATAGCGCTCACGAGCATAGATCTCCTCTCTGACGAAGACGCAGAAGAGCAGGAGGAAGAAGAAAGCATAGCGGAAACAGAGCCTCCCTCCACTGGAAGTCCTCGCAAGCTCTGCAAGCGGCTGTATCATCGCAAGCCTGATGTGAGGAACTTAGAGAATGTGCAGCCCACTAGCGTGAGCAGTGAGAACCAAGTCTGGCTACGGAAGACACCAAAGATGATGACAAAGCTCTCACTgacacacagaggcagcagcctaCAATTGAAGCAGACTCGCCTCAAATTTGATGGCAGCAAGGCAAGTGGCAGCGATAAAGATGTGATTGAGGCCAGTCCCAACCCAAGCCCTGCTTCGAAACGTGCCCCGGCCTCACGCTCTTTGCTGCAAAG CTTACAGAATCGACACCGGCAACGCCTTAAACGGAGACAATTCCATTCTGAGCAAGAGCAACATCAAAAGAGTTGA
- the LOC117894085 gene encoding 4-hydroxyphenylpyruvate dioxygenase: MTSYTDKGTKPEAGTFLSFDHLTFYVGNAKQAASYYTTRLGFEPLGYQGLETGERRFAKHAVRQNKIVFVFVSAYTPDDREHGLHLMRHGDGVKDVAFEVEDLNAIFTLAVSRGAEVVRDIWEESDDNGFVRFATIKTYGDTTHTFVERHGYAGDFLPGFRSSPQDVVTKNLPATKLNFIDHVVGNQPDLEMESVASWYERILQFHRFWSVDDSQIHTEYSALRSIVMANYEETVKMPINEPASGKKKSQIQEYVEYYGGAGVQHIALNTDDIIQAVSNLKARGTEFLTIPASYYEILQEQLSHSRTIIKEDMEILQKLNILIDFDENGYLLQIFTKNCQDRPTLFLEVIQRHNHNGFGAGNFKSLFTAIEIEQEKRGNL; this comes from the exons ATG ACCAGCTATACTGACAAAGGAACCAAA CCTGAAGCCGGCACATTCCTAAGCTTTGATCACTTGACGTTTTACGTTGGTAACGCCAAGCAGGCGGCCAGCTATTACACCACTCGTTTGGGCTTTGAACCACTTGGCTATCAGGGATTGGAGACCGGAGAGCGACGCTTCGCCAAGCATGCTGTGCGCCAGAACAAGATTGTCTTTGTGTTCGTCTCGGCCTATACGCCGGACGATCGCGAGCATGGACTGCACCTGATGCGGCACGGGGATGGCGTCAAAGATGTGGCCTTCGAAGTGGAGGATTTGAATGCAATATTTACCCTGGCGGTGTCCAGAGGTGCCGAAGTGGTGCGCGATATCTGGGAGGAAAGCGATGACAATGGATTCGTGAGATTTGCCACCATCAAGACG TACGGCGACACCACTCACACCTTTGTGGAGCGCCATGGTTATGCTGGGGACTTTCTGCCAGGCTTCCGGAGTTCTCCCCAGGATGTTGTGACCAAGAACCTGCCAGCGACCAAGCTGAACTTCATCGATCATGTGGTGGGCAATCAGCCCGATCTTGAGATGGAGAGTGTGGCCTCTTGGTACGAGAGGATTTTGCAGTTCCATCGGTTCTGGTCGGTGGACGATTCGCAAATCCATACCGAGTACTCGGCCCTGCGCTCCATTGTGATGGCCAACTACGAGGAGACGGTGAAAATGCCAATCAATGAGCCGGCCAGTGGCAAGAAGAAGTCCCAGATTCAGGAGTATGTGGAGTACTATGGCGGAGCGGGTGTGCAGCACATTGCCCTCAATACGGATGACATTATCCAGGCGGTGAGCAATCTCAAGGCACGCGGCACCGAGTTCCTGACCATTCCAGCCTCCTACTACGAGATactgcaggagcagctgtcGCACAGTCGCACCATCATCAAGGAGGACATGGAAATACTACAGaagttgaatattttaattgatttcgatGAGAACGGTTACCTGCTGCAGATCTTCACGAAGAACTGCCAGGATAGGCCCACGCTCTTCCTCGAAGTCATTCAACGCCACAATCACAAT GGCTTCGGCGCCGGCAACTTCAAGTCCCTGTTCACGGCCATCGAGATTGAGCAGGAGAAGCGCGGCAATTtgtaa
- the LOC117894083 gene encoding uncharacterized protein LOC117894083 isoform X1: MTCGACRGRKEKGIKCLLAALDMIKEHALMMQLEAEESAKSIASLQTDNKKLQAHNEKMHRAMDLLKERQESQAIVHTDKRRKVSPKKLKEDISPLPQSQSSLNMNIALTSIDLLSDEDAEEQEEEESIAETEPPSTGSPRKLCKRLYHRKPDVRNLENVQPTSVSSENQVWLRKTPKMMTKLSLTHRGSSLQLKQTRLKFDGSKASGSDKDVIEASPNPSPASKRAPASRSLLQRIDTGNALNGDNSILSKSNIKRVEPSFDMVIDDDDAIDSQPVASLELPVMPPPVSPPHLKMSSSSDSVVLLTPATQDIIFVNDSSEALDKIGTMDVLAEIMKEDDDACSSALLQYEQIMIDQQKQNQPKPTDQTAARGIKNEPTTQPNEDQGNESTRLSEDIEKYMMEEDDQESDDEIPRPIMLKEEPKLSLKERFEIECKECEKFINFMAPHLNDEKIQLYLSTCKHFNDLNASPPGFWNPHMVSFAEDDPRNEVLIDDRFQRLKK; this comes from the exons ATGACGTGTGGAGCATGTCGTGGACGCAAAGAAAAAGGTATAAAGTGTCTGCTAGCAGCGCTGGATATGATTAAAGAGCACGCCCTAA TGATGCAACTTGAGGCGGAAGAGAGTGCAAAGTCTATTGCAAGCCTGCAAACTGATAATAAAAAGCTGCAAGCTCATAATGAAAAGATGCACCGGGCTATGGATCTCCTAAAGGAACGTCAGGAGTCCCAGGCCATTGTCCATACTGACAAGCGACGTAAAGTGTCGCCCAAGAAGTTGAAGGAAGATATTTCGCCACTTCCACAAAGCCAGAGTTCCCTGAACATGAATATAGCGCTCACGAGCATAGATCTCCTCTCTGACGAAGACGCAGAAGAGCAGGAGGAAGAAGAAAGCATAGCGGAAACAGAGCCTCCCTCCACTGGAAGTCCTCGCAAGCTCTGCAAGCGGCTGTATCATCGCAAGCCTGATGTGAGGAACTTAGAGAATGTGCAGCCCACTAGCGTGAGCAGTGAGAACCAAGTCTGGCTACGGAAGACACCAAAGATGATGACAAAGCTCTCACTgacacacagaggcagcagcctaCAATTGAAGCAGACTCGCCTCAAATTTGATGGCAGCAAGGCAAGTGGCAGCGATAAAGATGTGATTGAGGCCAGTCCCAACCCAAGCCCTGCTTCGAAACGTGCCCCGGCCTCACGCTCTTTGCTGCAAAG AATCGACACCGGCAACGCCTTAAACGGAGACAATTCCATTCTGAGCAAGAGCAACATCAAAAGAGTTGAGCCTAGCTTCGACATGGTTATAGATGATGACGATGCGATCGACAGTCAGCCTGTGGCTAGCCTAGAACTGCCAGTAATGCCGCCACCTGTTTCACCTCCACACCTCAAGATGAGCAGCTCAAGCGACAGCGTCGTGCTGCTCACTCCGGCCACTCAGGACATTATCTTTGTGAATGATAGCAGCGAAGCTTTAGACAAAATCGGCACAATGGATGTTCTAGCTGAGATTATGAAGGAGGACGACGatgcctgctcctccgctcTGCTGCAGTACGAGCAGATAATGATTGACcaacagaagcagaatcaACCCAAGCCAACAGATCAGACTGCAGCCAGAGGCATCAAAAATGAACCAACAACACAGCCAAACGAGGATCAAGGCAATGAATCAACAAGACTTTCTGAAgatattgaaaaatatatgatGGAGGAGGACGACCAGGAATCTGATGACGAGATTCCACGACCCATAATGCTAAAAGAGGAACCGAAATTGTCCTTAAAAGAGCGCTTCGAAATTGAATGCAAGGAGTGCGAAAAG TTTATAAACTTTATGGCCCCTCATTTGAATGATGAAAAGATTCAACTCTATTTGAGCACATGTAAACATTTCAATGATCTAAATGCATCGCCGCCGGGCTTCTGGAATCCCCACATGGTTTCCTTTGCCGAAGACGATCCCCGCAATGAGGTCCTGATTGACGATCGTTTTCAGCgattaaaaaaataa
- the LOC117894081 gene encoding presenilin homolog isoform X3, protein MDGHVNASSSSRSGAGADGSGLSGAAERLERPPRRKQPRSSYGSNNQDQTDAAVLAVPNVAVRGGPSGSSRPARLSGGGAGPTPNENEEDQGLKYGAQHVIKLFVPVSLCMLLVVATINSISFYSSTDVYLLYTPFHELSPEPSVKFWNALANSLILMSVVVVMTILLIVLYKKRCYRIIHGWLILSSFMLLFIFTYLYLEELLRAYNIPMDYPTALLFMWNFGVVGMMSIHWQGPLRLQQGYLIFVAALMALVFIKYLPEWTAWAVLAAISIWDLIAVLTPRGPLRILVETAQERNEQIFPALIYSSTVIYTYMGTHYTPQQTEPAVTSSPSSSNSTTTTRATQNSLASPEAAVASSSSRTAEAAGFTQEWSDNLNDRVARRQIEVQSTQSGNAQRSNEYRTVTAPDQAQADAQEERGIKLGLGDFIFYSVLVGKASSYGDWTTTIACFVAILIGLCLTLLLLAVWRKALPALPISITFGLIFCFATSAVVKPFMENLSAKQVFI, encoded by the exons ATGGACGGCCATGTCAATGCCTCGTCCTCGTCAAGGAGTGGCGCTGGCGCTGATGGTAGTGGCCTGAGCGGCGCAGCAGAGCGTTTGGAGCGTCCTCCAAGGCGAAAGCAGCCAAGAAGCAGTTATGGCTCCAATAATCAGGATCAAACAGATGCG GCTGTACTTGCTGTCCCCAATGTGGCTGTGAGGGGCGGCCCTTCCGGCTCTTCTCGACCAGCGAGATTGAGTGGAGGTGGCGCCGGACCTACCCCAAATGAAAACGAAGAGGATCAGGGCTTGAAATACGGCGCCCAGCATGTCATCAAGCTGTTTGTGCCCGTCTCCTTGTgcatgctgctggtggtggccacAATCAACTCGATCAGCTTCTACTCCAGCACTGATGTCTATCT TCTTTACACTCCCTTCCATGAGCTCTCGCCCGAGCCGAGTGTCAAATTCTGGAATGCTCTGGCCAATTCTTTGATTCTGATGAGCGTGGTGGTTGTGATGACAATTCTATTGATTGTCCTGTATAAGAAACGTTGCTACCGCATCATCCATGGCTGGCTTATACTCTCTTCCTTCATGCTCTTGTTCATTTTCACGTACTTATACTTGGA gGAGCTGCTACGCGCCTACAACATACCCATGGACTATCCCACTGCCCTGCTGTTTATGTGGAACTTTGGTGTGGTTGGCATGATGTCCATACATTGGCAGGGACCTTTAAGACTGCAGCAGGGATATCtcatatttgttgctgccctCATGGCATTGGTATTTATTAAATATCTGCCAGAGTGGACTGCCTGGGCTGTCTTGGCAGCCATTTCTATTTGGG ATCTCATTGCTGTCCTCACACCTCGAGGACCTCTGCGCATACTTGTGGAAACGGCTCAGGAGCGTAATGAGCAAATTTTCCCCGCGTTGATCTACTCAT CCACTGTCATTTATACGTATATGGGCACACATTATACACCGCAACAAACGGAGCCCGCAGTCACTTCCTCGCCCTCATCGAGCAAttcgacaacaaccacaaggGCCACACAAAACTCTTTGGCATCGCCAGAGGCGgctgtggccagcagcagctcccgcaCAG CTGAGGCAGCTGGCTTCACACAGGAATGGTCTGACAATCTCAATGACCGCGTGGCGCGTCGTCAGATTGAAGTTCAGAGCACACAGAGCGGCAATGCCCAACGTTCCAACGAGTATCGCACTGTCACAGCACCAGATCAGGCTCAAGCAGATGCACAGGAGGAGC GTGGCATCAAGTTGGGACTCGGCGACTTTATCTTCTATTCGGTATTAGTGGGAAAGGCATCCAGTTATGGCGACTGGACCACAACGATTGCCTGTTTTGTGGCCATCTTGATTGGACTCTGTCTCAcgctgctccttctggctGTGTGGCGTAAAGCTCTGCCAGCCCTGCCCATTTCCATAACATTTGGCTTGATATTCTGCTTTGCCACGAGCGCAGTGGTTAAGCCATTCATGGAGAACCTGTCGGCCAAGCAGGTCTTCATATaa
- the LOC117894081 gene encoding presenilin homolog isoform X1 — MDGHVNASSSSRSGAGADGSGLSGAAERLERPPRRKQPRSSYGSNNQDQTDAAVLAVPNVAVRGGPSGSSRPARLSGGGAGPTPNENEEDQGLKYGAQHVIKLFVPVSLCMLLVVATINSISFYSSTDVYLLYTPFHELSPEPSVKFWNALANSLILMSVVVVMTILLIVLYKKRCYRIIHGWLILSSFMLLFIFTYLYLEELLRAYNIPMDYPTALLFMWNFGVVGMMSIHWQGPLRLQQGYLIFVAALMALVFIKYLPEWTAWAVLAAISIWDLIAVLTPRGPLRILVETAQERNEQIFPALIYSSTVIYTYMGTHYTPQQTEPAVTSSPSSSNSTTTTRATQNSLASPEAAVASSSSRTGNTNRTNPHHNQRDDSNVMAAEGMPLVTFKSNLRGNAEAAGFTQEWSDNLNDRVARRQIEVQSTQSGNAQRSNEYRTVTAPDQAQADAQEERGIKLGLGDFIFYSVLVGKASSYGDWTTTIACFVAILIGLCLTLLLLAVWRKALPALPISITFGLIFCFATSAVVKPFMENLSAKQVFI, encoded by the exons ATGGACGGCCATGTCAATGCCTCGTCCTCGTCAAGGAGTGGCGCTGGCGCTGATGGTAGTGGCCTGAGCGGCGCAGCAGAGCGTTTGGAGCGTCCTCCAAGGCGAAAGCAGCCAAGAAGCAGTTATGGCTCCAATAATCAGGATCAAACAGATGCG GCTGTACTTGCTGTCCCCAATGTGGCTGTGAGGGGCGGCCCTTCCGGCTCTTCTCGACCAGCGAGATTGAGTGGAGGTGGCGCCGGACCTACCCCAAATGAAAACGAAGAGGATCAGGGCTTGAAATACGGCGCCCAGCATGTCATCAAGCTGTTTGTGCCCGTCTCCTTGTgcatgctgctggtggtggccacAATCAACTCGATCAGCTTCTACTCCAGCACTGATGTCTATCT TCTTTACACTCCCTTCCATGAGCTCTCGCCCGAGCCGAGTGTCAAATTCTGGAATGCTCTGGCCAATTCTTTGATTCTGATGAGCGTGGTGGTTGTGATGACAATTCTATTGATTGTCCTGTATAAGAAACGTTGCTACCGCATCATCCATGGCTGGCTTATACTCTCTTCCTTCATGCTCTTGTTCATTTTCACGTACTTATACTTGGA gGAGCTGCTACGCGCCTACAACATACCCATGGACTATCCCACTGCCCTGCTGTTTATGTGGAACTTTGGTGTGGTTGGCATGATGTCCATACATTGGCAGGGACCTTTAAGACTGCAGCAGGGATATCtcatatttgttgctgccctCATGGCATTGGTATTTATTAAATATCTGCCAGAGTGGACTGCCTGGGCTGTCTTGGCAGCCATTTCTATTTGGG ATCTCATTGCTGTCCTCACACCTCGAGGACCTCTGCGCATACTTGTGGAAACGGCTCAGGAGCGTAATGAGCAAATTTTCCCCGCGTTGATCTACTCAT CCACTGTCATTTATACGTATATGGGCACACATTATACACCGCAACAAACGGAGCCCGCAGTCACTTCCTCGCCCTCATCGAGCAAttcgacaacaaccacaaggGCCACACAAAACTCTTTGGCATCGCCAGAGGCGgctgtggccagcagcagctcccgcaCAGGTAATACCAATCGCACAAATCCTCACCACAATCAGCGGGATGATAGCAACGTAATGGCAGCTGAAGGTATGCCACTTGTGACttttaaaagcaatttgcgCGGAAACG CTGAGGCAGCTGGCTTCACACAGGAATGGTCTGACAATCTCAATGACCGCGTGGCGCGTCGTCAGATTGAAGTTCAGAGCACACAGAGCGGCAATGCCCAACGTTCCAACGAGTATCGCACTGTCACAGCACCAGATCAGGCTCAAGCAGATGCACAGGAGGAGC GTGGCATCAAGTTGGGACTCGGCGACTTTATCTTCTATTCGGTATTAGTGGGAAAGGCATCCAGTTATGGCGACTGGACCACAACGATTGCCTGTTTTGTGGCCATCTTGATTGGACTCTGTCTCAcgctgctccttctggctGTGTGGCGTAAAGCTCTGCCAGCCCTGCCCATTTCCATAACATTTGGCTTGATATTCTGCTTTGCCACGAGCGCAGTGGTTAAGCCATTCATGGAGAACCTGTCGGCCAAGCAGGTCTTCATATaa
- the LOC117894090 gene encoding 39S ribosomal protein L15, mitochondrial has product MAHLRETSDKALKLLRTLPRVQIGNLRPNPNSKQNDKRGRAQHGGDKHGAGNKGSGQRQNFMRLGYETGNQPFYMRFPYEPYYKGHHMKRQYPPISLLQLQVLIDTNRIDVSQPVDISTLCNSGLLNLKTAEMEYGFQLTDEGLDNFKAKINIEVQHANEAVIAAIERNGGVIRTAYYDPRSLHMLSNAKKWFEKGVPIPNRMMPPQDALDYYTDAKNRGYLANPEEISKDRLVLAQKYGYQLPRIEDDPSFAMLSAAKDPRQVFYGLEPGWLINVVDKTIVRRKK; this is encoded by the exons ATGGCACACTTGCGGGAAACCTCCGACAAAGCTTTGAAGCTGTTGCGAACGTTGCCGCGTGTGCAAATTGGAAACCTGCGACCGAATCCCAACTCCAAACAGAAC GACAAGCGCGGCCGAGCGCAACATGGCGGTGACAAGCATGGAGCTGGCAACAAGGGCTCCGGACAGCGCCAGAATTTCATGCGTTTGGGCTATGAGACGGGCAATCAGCCCTTCTACATGCGGTTTCCCTACGAGCCATATTACAAGGGACACCACATGAAGCGACAGTACCCACCCATCTCCctactgcagctgcaggtgctaATCGATACGAACAGAATAGATGTCAGTCAGCCCGTGGATATAAGTACGTTGTGCAACTCTGGTTTGTTGAACTTGAAGACAGCGGAAATGGAATACGGCTTCCAGTTGACCGACGAAGGATTGGACAACTTCAAGGCCAAGATCAATATTGAGGTACAGCATGCGAACGAGGCGGTAATTGCAGCCATCGAGCGCAATGGTGGCGTCATTCGTACAGCCTACTACGATCCGCGAAGCCTGCACATGCTCTCCAATGCCAAAAAGTGGTTCGAGAAGGGAGTGCCGATTCCCAATCGTATGATGCCGCCTCAGGATGCCTTGGACTACTACACAGATGCCAAGAATCGTGGATATTTGGCTAATCCCGAGGAGATAAGCAAGGATCGGCTGGTGTTGGCACAGAAGTATGGCTATCAACTGCCACGCATTGAAGACGATCCTTCCTTTGCCATGCTCTCGGCCGCCAAGGATCCGAGGCAAGTGTTCTATGGCCTGGAACCCGGCTGGCTCATCAATGTGGTAGATAAAACAATAGTAAGGCGCAAGAAATAG